A genomic region of Oncorhynchus mykiss isolate Arlee chromosome 16, USDA_OmykA_1.1, whole genome shotgun sequence contains the following coding sequences:
- the mpp3b gene encoding MAGUK p55 subfamily member 3 isoform X2, with translation MIEAMPQLSGSTGLHETLALLTSQLHPDAKHKEDLVFLKDVFSEKSLAYLMKIHEKLRQYERQSPTPVLHSASCLAEDLAEEIQNGPMEGDERELLLLLSAPHLKAILAAHDTVAQKNFDPVLPPLPDEVDDELEEESVKIVRLVKNKEPLGATIRRDEVTGAVIVARIMRGGAADRSGLVHVGDELREVNGNLIIHKRPDEISQILSQSQGSITLKIIPAVAEEDRLKESKVYLRALFDYTPFEDKATPCQEAGLPFKRGDILQVVSQDDATWWQAKRVGDSNLRAALIPSTQFQERRLKYRIKMGTYQAPVSPKTPTYDPAERADCDSEGSQSGQDIAGLRRSFCLSRKDRQGSPGEPRTPDSALLDFLIYEEVTRYQPRPSERPRLVVLIGSLGARINELKQKVIAENPCHFGVAVPHTTRAKKSHEREGVEYNFITKQAFEADIQSNIFIEYGEYKDHFYGTSLEAIRSVLDRNKICLVDVQPEALKILWTAEFKPYVIFVKPRIHESHCKRHGSSSSLSEEDLQEMRQSAVLMGERYGHLVDRVLVKEDLASACVELRDILQRVETEVHWVPIGWARTT, from the exons ATGATTGAAGCCATGCCTCAACTCTCTGGAAGCACAG GGTTGCATGAGACTCTGGCCCTTCTCACCTCTCAGCTCCACCCTGATGCCAAACACAAAGAAGACCTGGTGTTCCTCAAGGATGTCTTCAGCGAGAAGAGCCTGGCGTATCTGATGAAG ATCCATGAGAAGTTGCGACAGTATGAGCGGCAGAGCCCTACTCCAGTTCTCCACAGCGCCTCCTGTCTGGCAGAGGAT TTGGCCGAGGAGATTCAGAATGGACCGATGGAAGGTGATGAGAGGGAACTGCTTCTGCTTCTGAGTGCTCCTCATCTCAAG GCTATCCTGGCAGCACATGACACGGTGGCCCAGAAGAACTTTGACCCCGTGCTGCCCCCGCTGCCAGACGAAGTGGACGACGAGCTGGAGGAAGAGTCTGTGAAGATCGTCCGGTTGGTGAAGAACAAGGAGCCCCTG GGGGCGACCATCCGCAGGGATGAGGTGACGGGGGCTGTAATAGTGGCCAGGATCATGAGGGGAGGGGCTGCGGACCGCAGTG GTCTGGTGCACGTGGGAGACGAACTTCGAGAGGTCAACGGGAACCTGATCATTCACAAAAGACCAGATGAGATCAGTCAGATTCTG tcCCAGTCACAAGGCTCCATCACTTTGAAGATCATCCCTGCCGTTGCGGAGGAAGATAGGCTGAAGGAGAGCAAG GTCTACCTGAGGGCCCTGTTTGACTACACCCCCTTTGAGGACAAGGCCACGCCCTGCCAGGAGGCGGGACTTCCTTTCAAGCGGGGGGATATCCTGCAGGTGGTGAGCCAGGACGATGCCACCTGGTGGCAGGCCAAGAGAGTGGGCGACAGCAACCTGAGGGCCGCCCTAATCCCCTCTACACAGTTTCAGGAGAG GCGTCTTAAATACAGAATAAAGATGGGCACTTACCAGGCGCCTGTGTCACCGAAAACACCCACAT ATGATCCGGCTGaaagag CAGACTGTGACagtgagggctctcagagtggaCAAGACATAG CTGGTCTACGCAGAAGTTTCTGTCTGAGTAGAAAAGATCGACAGGGGTCTCCGGGAGAGCCTCGCACTCCAGACTCGGCCCTGCTGGACTTCCTAATCTATGAGGAAGTGACACGCTACCAGCCCCGCCCCAGCGAGAGGCCTCGCCTAGTGGTGCTGATAG GTTCCCTTGGGGCCAGAATTAATGAGCTCAAACAGAAGGTGATCGCTGAGAATCCCTGCCACTTTGGTGTGGCTGTGCCGC ACACCACTAGAGCCAAGAAGAGTcacgagagggagggagtggagtaCAACTTCATCACTAAACAGGCCTTTGAGGCTGACATTCAGAGCAACAT TTTTATAGAGTATGGGGAGTACAAGGATCATTTCTATGGCACCAGTCTGGAGGCCATCCGCAGTGTGCTGGATCGAAATAAGATTTGCTTGGTGGATGTACAACCAGAG GCACTGAAGATCCTATGGACGGCTGAGTTTAAGCCTTATGTTATATTTGTGAAGCCTCGTATCCATGAGAGCCACTGCAAACGTCACGGCTCCTCTTCGTCACTCAGT GAGGAGGACCTTCAGGAAATGAGGCAGTCGGCCGTGCTGATGGGCGAGCGCTACGGCCACCTGGTGGACCGGGTACTAGTGAAGGAGGACTTGGCCAGTGCATGCGTTGAACTCCGGGACATCTTGCAGAGGGTTGAGACAGAGGTTCACTGGGTGCCTATTGGCTGGGCCCGAACCACCTAG
- the mpp3b gene encoding MAGUK p55 subfamily member 3 isoform X1, translated as MIEAMPQLSGSTGLHETLALLTSQLHPDAKHKEDLVFLKDVFSEKSLAYLMKIHEKLRQYERQSPTPVLHSASCLAEDLAEEIQNGPMEGDERELLLLLSAPHLKAILAAHDTVAQKNFDPVLPPLPDEVDDELEEESVKIVRLVKNKEPLGATIRRDEVTGAVIVARIMRGGAADRSGLVHVGDELREVNGNLIIHKRPDEISQILSQSQGSITLKIIPAVAEEDRLKESKVYLRALFDYTPFEDKATPCQEAGLPFKRGDILQVVSQDDATWWQAKRVGDSNLRAALIPSTQFQERRLKYRIKMGTYQAPVSPKTPTYDPAERADCDSEGSQSGQDIAGLRRSFCLSRKDRQGSPGEPRTPDSALLDFLIYEEVTRYQPRPSERPRLVVLIGSLGARINELKQKVIAENPCHFGVAVPHTTRAKKSHEREGVEYNFITKQAFEADIQSNIFIEYGEYKDHFYGTSLEAIRSVLDRNKICLVDVQPEALKILWTAEFKPYVIFVKPRIHESHCKRHGSSSSLSVGITEEDLQEMRQSAVLMGERYGHLVDRVLVKEDLASACVELRDILQRVETEVHWVPIGWARTT; from the exons ATGATTGAAGCCATGCCTCAACTCTCTGGAAGCACAG GGTTGCATGAGACTCTGGCCCTTCTCACCTCTCAGCTCCACCCTGATGCCAAACACAAAGAAGACCTGGTGTTCCTCAAGGATGTCTTCAGCGAGAAGAGCCTGGCGTATCTGATGAAG ATCCATGAGAAGTTGCGACAGTATGAGCGGCAGAGCCCTACTCCAGTTCTCCACAGCGCCTCCTGTCTGGCAGAGGAT TTGGCCGAGGAGATTCAGAATGGACCGATGGAAGGTGATGAGAGGGAACTGCTTCTGCTTCTGAGTGCTCCTCATCTCAAG GCTATCCTGGCAGCACATGACACGGTGGCCCAGAAGAACTTTGACCCCGTGCTGCCCCCGCTGCCAGACGAAGTGGACGACGAGCTGGAGGAAGAGTCTGTGAAGATCGTCCGGTTGGTGAAGAACAAGGAGCCCCTG GGGGCGACCATCCGCAGGGATGAGGTGACGGGGGCTGTAATAGTGGCCAGGATCATGAGGGGAGGGGCTGCGGACCGCAGTG GTCTGGTGCACGTGGGAGACGAACTTCGAGAGGTCAACGGGAACCTGATCATTCACAAAAGACCAGATGAGATCAGTCAGATTCTG tcCCAGTCACAAGGCTCCATCACTTTGAAGATCATCCCTGCCGTTGCGGAGGAAGATAGGCTGAAGGAGAGCAAG GTCTACCTGAGGGCCCTGTTTGACTACACCCCCTTTGAGGACAAGGCCACGCCCTGCCAGGAGGCGGGACTTCCTTTCAAGCGGGGGGATATCCTGCAGGTGGTGAGCCAGGACGATGCCACCTGGTGGCAGGCCAAGAGAGTGGGCGACAGCAACCTGAGGGCCGCCCTAATCCCCTCTACACAGTTTCAGGAGAG GCGTCTTAAATACAGAATAAAGATGGGCACTTACCAGGCGCCTGTGTCACCGAAAACACCCACAT ATGATCCGGCTGaaagag CAGACTGTGACagtgagggctctcagagtggaCAAGACATAG CTGGTCTACGCAGAAGTTTCTGTCTGAGTAGAAAAGATCGACAGGGGTCTCCGGGAGAGCCTCGCACTCCAGACTCGGCCCTGCTGGACTTCCTAATCTATGAGGAAGTGACACGCTACCAGCCCCGCCCCAGCGAGAGGCCTCGCCTAGTGGTGCTGATAG GTTCCCTTGGGGCCAGAATTAATGAGCTCAAACAGAAGGTGATCGCTGAGAATCCCTGCCACTTTGGTGTGGCTGTGCCGC ACACCACTAGAGCCAAGAAGAGTcacgagagggagggagtggagtaCAACTTCATCACTAAACAGGCCTTTGAGGCTGACATTCAGAGCAACAT TTTTATAGAGTATGGGGAGTACAAGGATCATTTCTATGGCACCAGTCTGGAGGCCATCCGCAGTGTGCTGGATCGAAATAAGATTTGCTTGGTGGATGTACAACCAGAG GCACTGAAGATCCTATGGACGGCTGAGTTTAAGCCTTATGTTATATTTGTGAAGCCTCGTATCCATGAGAGCCACTGCAAACGTCACGGCTCCTCTTCGTCACTCAGTGTAGGCATCACt GAGGAGGACCTTCAGGAAATGAGGCAGTCGGCCGTGCTGATGGGCGAGCGCTACGGCCACCTGGTGGACCGGGTACTAGTGAAGGAGGACTTGGCCAGTGCATGCGTTGAACTCCGGGACATCTTGCAGAGGGTTGAGACAGAGGTTCACTGGGTGCCTATTGGCTGGGCCCGAACCACCTAG
- the mpp3b gene encoding MAGUK p55 subfamily member 3 isoform X3: MIEAMPQLSGSTGLHETLALLTSQLHPDAKHKEDLVFLKDVFSEKSLAYLMKIHEKLRQYERQSPTPVLHSASCLAEDLAEEIQNGPMEGDERELLLLLSAPHLKAILAAHDTVAQKNFDPVLPPLPDEVDDELEEESVKIVRLVKNKEPLGATIRRDEVTGAVIVARIMRGGAADRSGLVHVGDELREVNGNLIIHKRPDEISQILSQSQGSITLKIIPAVAEEDRLKESKVYLRALFDYTPFEDKATPCQEAGLPFKRGDILQVVSQDDATWWQAKRVGDSNLRAALIPSTQFQERRLKYRIKMGTYQAPVSPKTPTSDCDSEGSQSGQDIAGLRRSFCLSRKDRQGSPGEPRTPDSALLDFLIYEEVTRYQPRPSERPRLVVLIGSLGARINELKQKVIAENPCHFGVAVPHTTRAKKSHEREGVEYNFITKQAFEADIQSNIFIEYGEYKDHFYGTSLEAIRSVLDRNKICLVDVQPEALKILWTAEFKPYVIFVKPRIHESHCKRHGSSSSLSVGITEEDLQEMRQSAVLMGERYGHLVDRVLVKEDLASACVELRDILQRVETEVHWVPIGWARTT, translated from the exons ATGATTGAAGCCATGCCTCAACTCTCTGGAAGCACAG GGTTGCATGAGACTCTGGCCCTTCTCACCTCTCAGCTCCACCCTGATGCCAAACACAAAGAAGACCTGGTGTTCCTCAAGGATGTCTTCAGCGAGAAGAGCCTGGCGTATCTGATGAAG ATCCATGAGAAGTTGCGACAGTATGAGCGGCAGAGCCCTACTCCAGTTCTCCACAGCGCCTCCTGTCTGGCAGAGGAT TTGGCCGAGGAGATTCAGAATGGACCGATGGAAGGTGATGAGAGGGAACTGCTTCTGCTTCTGAGTGCTCCTCATCTCAAG GCTATCCTGGCAGCACATGACACGGTGGCCCAGAAGAACTTTGACCCCGTGCTGCCCCCGCTGCCAGACGAAGTGGACGACGAGCTGGAGGAAGAGTCTGTGAAGATCGTCCGGTTGGTGAAGAACAAGGAGCCCCTG GGGGCGACCATCCGCAGGGATGAGGTGACGGGGGCTGTAATAGTGGCCAGGATCATGAGGGGAGGGGCTGCGGACCGCAGTG GTCTGGTGCACGTGGGAGACGAACTTCGAGAGGTCAACGGGAACCTGATCATTCACAAAAGACCAGATGAGATCAGTCAGATTCTG tcCCAGTCACAAGGCTCCATCACTTTGAAGATCATCCCTGCCGTTGCGGAGGAAGATAGGCTGAAGGAGAGCAAG GTCTACCTGAGGGCCCTGTTTGACTACACCCCCTTTGAGGACAAGGCCACGCCCTGCCAGGAGGCGGGACTTCCTTTCAAGCGGGGGGATATCCTGCAGGTGGTGAGCCAGGACGATGCCACCTGGTGGCAGGCCAAGAGAGTGGGCGACAGCAACCTGAGGGCCGCCCTAATCCCCTCTACACAGTTTCAGGAGAG GCGTCTTAAATACAGAATAAAGATGGGCACTTACCAGGCGCCTGTGTCACCGAAAACACCCACAT CAGACTGTGACagtgagggctctcagagtggaCAAGACATAG CTGGTCTACGCAGAAGTTTCTGTCTGAGTAGAAAAGATCGACAGGGGTCTCCGGGAGAGCCTCGCACTCCAGACTCGGCCCTGCTGGACTTCCTAATCTATGAGGAAGTGACACGCTACCAGCCCCGCCCCAGCGAGAGGCCTCGCCTAGTGGTGCTGATAG GTTCCCTTGGGGCCAGAATTAATGAGCTCAAACAGAAGGTGATCGCTGAGAATCCCTGCCACTTTGGTGTGGCTGTGCCGC ACACCACTAGAGCCAAGAAGAGTcacgagagggagggagtggagtaCAACTTCATCACTAAACAGGCCTTTGAGGCTGACATTCAGAGCAACAT TTTTATAGAGTATGGGGAGTACAAGGATCATTTCTATGGCACCAGTCTGGAGGCCATCCGCAGTGTGCTGGATCGAAATAAGATTTGCTTGGTGGATGTACAACCAGAG GCACTGAAGATCCTATGGACGGCTGAGTTTAAGCCTTATGTTATATTTGTGAAGCCTCGTATCCATGAGAGCCACTGCAAACGTCACGGCTCCTCTTCGTCACTCAGTGTAGGCATCACt GAGGAGGACCTTCAGGAAATGAGGCAGTCGGCCGTGCTGATGGGCGAGCGCTACGGCCACCTGGTGGACCGGGTACTAGTGAAGGAGGACTTGGCCAGTGCATGCGTTGAACTCCGGGACATCTTGCAGAGGGTTGAGACAGAGGTTCACTGGGTGCCTATTGGCTGGGCCCGAACCACCTAG
- the mpp3b gene encoding MAGUK p55 subfamily member 3 isoform X4 — protein sequence MEGDERELLLLLSAPHLKAILAAHDTVAQKNFDPVLPPLPDEVDDELEEESVKIVRLVKNKEPLGATIRRDEVTGAVIVARIMRGGAADRSGLVHVGDELREVNGNLIIHKRPDEISQILSQSQGSITLKIIPAVAEEDRLKESKVYLRALFDYTPFEDKATPCQEAGLPFKRGDILQVVSQDDATWWQAKRVGDSNLRAALIPSTQFQERRLKYRIKMGTYQAPVSPKTPTYDPAERADCDSEGSQSGQDIAGLRRSFCLSRKDRQGSPGEPRTPDSALLDFLIYEEVTRYQPRPSERPRLVVLIGSLGARINELKQKVIAENPCHFGVAVPHTTRAKKSHEREGVEYNFITKQAFEADIQSNIFIEYGEYKDHFYGTSLEAIRSVLDRNKICLVDVQPEALKILWTAEFKPYVIFVKPRIHESHCKRHGSSSSLSVGITEEDLQEMRQSAVLMGERYGHLVDRVLVKEDLASACVELRDILQRVETEVHWVPIGWARTT from the exons ATGGAAGGTGATGAGAGGGAACTGCTTCTGCTTCTGAGTGCTCCTCATCTCAAG GCTATCCTGGCAGCACATGACACGGTGGCCCAGAAGAACTTTGACCCCGTGCTGCCCCCGCTGCCAGACGAAGTGGACGACGAGCTGGAGGAAGAGTCTGTGAAGATCGTCCGGTTGGTGAAGAACAAGGAGCCCCTG GGGGCGACCATCCGCAGGGATGAGGTGACGGGGGCTGTAATAGTGGCCAGGATCATGAGGGGAGGGGCTGCGGACCGCAGTG GTCTGGTGCACGTGGGAGACGAACTTCGAGAGGTCAACGGGAACCTGATCATTCACAAAAGACCAGATGAGATCAGTCAGATTCTG tcCCAGTCACAAGGCTCCATCACTTTGAAGATCATCCCTGCCGTTGCGGAGGAAGATAGGCTGAAGGAGAGCAAG GTCTACCTGAGGGCCCTGTTTGACTACACCCCCTTTGAGGACAAGGCCACGCCCTGCCAGGAGGCGGGACTTCCTTTCAAGCGGGGGGATATCCTGCAGGTGGTGAGCCAGGACGATGCCACCTGGTGGCAGGCCAAGAGAGTGGGCGACAGCAACCTGAGGGCCGCCCTAATCCCCTCTACACAGTTTCAGGAGAG GCGTCTTAAATACAGAATAAAGATGGGCACTTACCAGGCGCCTGTGTCACCGAAAACACCCACAT ATGATCCGGCTGaaagag CAGACTGTGACagtgagggctctcagagtggaCAAGACATAG CTGGTCTACGCAGAAGTTTCTGTCTGAGTAGAAAAGATCGACAGGGGTCTCCGGGAGAGCCTCGCACTCCAGACTCGGCCCTGCTGGACTTCCTAATCTATGAGGAAGTGACACGCTACCAGCCCCGCCCCAGCGAGAGGCCTCGCCTAGTGGTGCTGATAG GTTCCCTTGGGGCCAGAATTAATGAGCTCAAACAGAAGGTGATCGCTGAGAATCCCTGCCACTTTGGTGTGGCTGTGCCGC ACACCACTAGAGCCAAGAAGAGTcacgagagggagggagtggagtaCAACTTCATCACTAAACAGGCCTTTGAGGCTGACATTCAGAGCAACAT TTTTATAGAGTATGGGGAGTACAAGGATCATTTCTATGGCACCAGTCTGGAGGCCATCCGCAGTGTGCTGGATCGAAATAAGATTTGCTTGGTGGATGTACAACCAGAG GCACTGAAGATCCTATGGACGGCTGAGTTTAAGCCTTATGTTATATTTGTGAAGCCTCGTATCCATGAGAGCCACTGCAAACGTCACGGCTCCTCTTCGTCACTCAGTGTAGGCATCACt GAGGAGGACCTTCAGGAAATGAGGCAGTCGGCCGTGCTGATGGGCGAGCGCTACGGCCACCTGGTGGACCGGGTACTAGTGAAGGAGGACTTGGCCAGTGCATGCGTTGAACTCCGGGACATCTTGCAGAGGGTTGAGACAGAGGTTCACTGGGTGCCTATTGGCTGGGCCCGAACCACCTAG